A single region of the Caballeronia insecticola genome encodes:
- a CDS encoding MFS transporter, whose protein sequence is MGSPGIDVSDIIERQRINGRQYLIVLLCALLMFLDGFDTQAVSYIVPVLAKSWHLPREILGSIFSAALVGLMVGYLAIAPLSGRFGHKRMMVFSTVFFAIFTLLTVFATNVTELIGLRFLTGIGLGAAAPSAVALTCEFAPKRVRSTFVLLVYCGFSLGFVVAGFMSGVLLPAFGWQSLMLAGAVAPLALAVLLAFMLPESLAFLKKRPHADERIRSLVLKVFPGAQIPPGSHFTLEDEGEARASVAALFRGRTSAGTLLLWGVFFLNLAEFYFLQSWLPTMLTGLNYPVATVVWVTALPTIAGVISAVPLGLAMDRVGPYVTLTVMYAAGCLFMFMVASTFAAPVWLLMIAVFCAGFCISGGQKSVIALAAIYYPSNLRSTGVGWALGIGRLGGIAGPLIVGVMYSAHWTPAEVFRVAALPVLLAGFGVFLMGRLSGPHERVAATRVPG, encoded by the coding sequence GTGGGATCCCCAGGAATCGACGTTTCGGACATCATCGAACGGCAGCGCATCAACGGGCGGCAATATCTGATCGTGCTGCTGTGCGCGCTGCTGATGTTTCTCGACGGCTTCGACACGCAGGCCGTGAGCTACATCGTGCCGGTGCTCGCCAAAAGCTGGCACTTGCCGCGCGAGATTCTCGGCTCGATCTTCTCGGCGGCACTCGTCGGGCTGATGGTCGGCTATCTCGCGATTGCGCCGCTTTCCGGCCGCTTCGGCCACAAGCGCATGATGGTCTTCAGCACCGTGTTTTTCGCGATCTTCACGCTGCTCACGGTGTTCGCGACCAACGTGACGGAACTGATCGGCCTGCGCTTTCTGACGGGCATCGGTCTCGGCGCGGCGGCGCCCAGCGCGGTGGCGTTGACGTGCGAGTTCGCTCCGAAGCGCGTGCGTTCGACCTTCGTGCTGCTCGTGTATTGCGGCTTTTCGCTGGGCTTCGTGGTGGCGGGCTTCATGTCGGGCGTGTTGTTGCCCGCGTTCGGCTGGCAATCGCTGATGCTCGCGGGCGCCGTCGCGCCGCTTGCGCTCGCGGTGCTGCTCGCTTTCATGCTGCCCGAGTCGCTCGCGTTTTTGAAGAAGCGTCCGCACGCCGATGAGCGCATCCGCAGCCTCGTGCTGAAGGTGTTTCCCGGCGCGCAGATTCCGCCGGGCAGCCACTTCACGCTCGAAGACGAAGGCGAAGCGCGTGCGAGCGTGGCCGCGTTGTTTCGCGGCCGCACGTCGGCGGGAACGCTGCTGCTGTGGGGCGTGTTCTTCCTGAATCTCGCGGAGTTCTACTTCCTGCAAAGCTGGCTGCCGACGATGCTCACCGGCCTCAACTATCCCGTTGCGACAGTCGTCTGGGTGACCGCGCTGCCGACCATTGCGGGCGTCATCTCCGCCGTGCCGCTCGGCCTCGCGATGGACCGCGTCGGTCCTTACGTCACGCTCACCGTAATGTATGCCGCCGGTTGCCTGTTCATGTTCATGGTGGCCTCGACGTTTGCCGCGCCCGTGTGGCTGCTGATGATCGCCGTGTTCTGCGCGGGCTTCTGCATCAGCGGCGGACAGAAGAGCGTGATCGCGCTCGCGGCGATCTACTATCCGTCGAACCTGCGATCGACCGGCGTGGGCTGGGCGCTGGGCATCGGCCGCCTGGGCGGGATCGCGGGGCCGCTGATCGTCGGCGTGATGTATTCCGCGCACTGGACGCCCGCCGAAGTGTTCCGCGTCGCGGCGTTGCCGGTGCTGCTCGCGGGCTTCGGCGTGTTCCTGATGGGACGATTGTCGGGACCGCATGAACGCGTCGCGGCCACTCGCGTGCCCGGCTGA
- a CDS encoding FAD-binding oxidoreductase — MSYQIKVAASDITFDCNDGESVLDAAERAGFALPYSCRKGVCAECEGGVVNANGVIEKALLCCVRPDADISIAPRKIEKRERIVRKKLDASVFRITQAAPDVTVLQLRLPTGVRAKFRAGQYLQIHLDEHAVRNYSMANAPHQSDSVHLHVRHVAGGRFSDGVLKELSVGNKLRIELPYGEFFFRDNSTKPVILVATGTGFAPVKSIVEDAIKRKLARPLKLYWGARRKQDLYLADLAQKWHDDGHVEFIPVLSDPDGDWTGRTGLVHRAVLADHAALDAHQVYACGNPAMTSAARDEFTRAGLPDDEFFCDAFVQTDALEPVA; from the coding sequence GTGTCTTACCAGATCAAGGTCGCCGCGAGCGACATCACCTTCGACTGCAACGACGGCGAAAGCGTGCTCGATGCCGCCGAACGCGCGGGCTTCGCGCTGCCGTATTCGTGCCGCAAGGGCGTGTGCGCGGAGTGCGAGGGCGGCGTGGTGAATGCCAATGGCGTCATCGAAAAAGCGCTGCTGTGCTGCGTGCGGCCGGATGCGGACATCAGCATCGCGCCGCGCAAGATCGAGAAGCGCGAGCGCATCGTGCGCAAGAAACTCGATGCGTCCGTGTTCCGCATCACGCAGGCCGCGCCCGATGTGACCGTGCTGCAACTGCGGCTCCCGACCGGCGTGCGCGCGAAGTTCCGTGCGGGTCAATACTTGCAGATCCATCTCGACGAACACGCGGTCCGCAACTATTCGATGGCCAATGCGCCGCATCAAAGCGACAGCGTGCATCTTCACGTGCGCCACGTTGCGGGCGGGCGCTTTTCGGATGGCGTGCTGAAGGAACTCTCGGTCGGCAATAAGTTGCGGATCGAACTCCCATACGGCGAATTCTTCTTTCGCGACAACTCGACGAAACCGGTGATTCTCGTCGCGACGGGAACGGGGTTCGCGCCGGTGAAGTCGATCGTCGAAGATGCGATCAAGCGCAAGCTCGCGCGTCCGCTGAAGCTGTACTGGGGCGCGCGCCGCAAGCAGGACCTCTACCTCGCCGATCTCGCGCAGAAATGGCACGACGACGGTCACGTCGAATTCATTCCCGTGCTATCCGATCCGGATGGCGACTGGACCGGCCGCACGGGACTCGTTCATCGCGCGGTGCTGGCGGATCATGCCGCGCTCGACGCGCATCAGGTCTACGCATGCGGCAACCCGGCGATGACAAGCGCCGCCCGCGATGAATTCACGCGCGCGGGCCTGCCCGACGACGAATTCTTCTGCGATGCGTTCGTGCAGACCGACGCGCTCGAACCGGTGGCCTAG
- a CDS encoding PdxA family dehydrogenase: protein MTRAAYPIALAIGDPNGIGPEIAVKAAAWLAVHDGPRALLVGDAHVIRWAAQRCAPSFDIRAVRADALPAFSPAALDVLDVPALPVDAFKPGEVSAAAGAATLAYVRAALDAARAGHASAVIACPHSETAINASGTAFAGYPGYVAKHLGLASDDVYLLLVGGGLRIVHATLHEGLAGALARLTPRQVEGAARAAVRAMHAMGVERPRIGVMGINPHAGEGGLFGREDIDVTEPAVAALRDDGIDVIGPQGADLLLMREDIDVFVAMYHDQGHIPVKLRAGRHSAAMSIGGDVVFSSVGHGSGFDIAGQFVADPSPLLGAIALVTRGESPVAAAKA, encoded by the coding sequence ATGACGCGCGCCGCTTATCCGATCGCGCTCGCTATCGGCGACCCGAACGGCATCGGGCCGGAGATCGCCGTGAAAGCGGCGGCGTGGCTCGCCGTGCACGACGGTCCGCGCGCGTTGCTTGTCGGCGATGCGCATGTGATCCGCTGGGCGGCGCAGCGTTGCGCGCCCTCGTTCGATATACGCGCAGTCCGCGCCGATGCGTTGCCCGCGTTCTCGCCCGCCGCGCTCGATGTGCTCGACGTCCCGGCGCTGCCCGTCGATGCGTTCAAGCCCGGCGAAGTGAGCGCGGCGGCCGGCGCGGCCACGCTCGCCTACGTGCGCGCCGCGCTCGACGCCGCGCGCGCGGGCCATGCGAGCGCCGTCATTGCGTGTCCGCATTCGGAGACGGCGATCAACGCGTCCGGCACGGCGTTCGCGGGCTATCCCGGCTACGTCGCGAAGCATCTGGGCTTAGCCTCCGACGACGTCTATCTGCTGCTCGTCGGCGGCGGCTTGCGCATCGTTCACGCGACGCTGCACGAAGGCCTCGCGGGCGCGCTCGCGCGTCTCACGCCGCGGCAGGTCGAAGGCGCGGCGCGTGCGGCGGTCCGCGCCATGCACGCGATGGGCGTCGAGCGGCCGCGCATCGGCGTGATGGGCATCAATCCGCATGCGGGCGAAGGCGGCCTGTTCGGGCGCGAGGATATCGACGTGACCGAGCCCGCCGTCGCGGCCCTGCGTGACGATGGCATCGACGTGATCGGCCCGCAGGGCGCGGACTTGCTGCTCATGCGTGAGGACATCGACGTGTTCGTCGCGATGTATCACGACCAGGGCCACATTCCGGTCAAGCTGCGCGCGGGACGTCATTCGGCGGCGATGTCGATTGGCGGCGATGTCGTGTTTTCGAGCGTCGGACATGGCAGCGGTTTCGATATCGCCGGGCAGTTCGTCGCGGACCCGTCGCCGTTGCTCGGCGCGATTGCGCTCGTGACGCGCGGGGAATCGCCCGTCGCAGCCGCCAAAGCCTGA
- a CDS encoding aromatic-ring-hydroxylating dioxygenase subunit beta, producing the protein MMQDTFQLIARAQAEYARCIDDGDLAQWPDFFVGECVYKVTTADNHKRGLEAGLIYAASRGMLVDRIASLRDANIYERHAYRHLLGQPYIVSESGDEVRSETSFMVARIMRDGTTSLFVTGRYLDVYVRHEASVKLRERIAVCDSSRIDTLLALPL; encoded by the coding sequence ATCATGCAAGACACTTTCCAGTTGATCGCGCGGGCGCAGGCGGAGTACGCACGCTGCATCGACGATGGCGACCTCGCGCAATGGCCGGACTTCTTCGTCGGCGAATGCGTGTACAAGGTGACGACCGCGGACAATCACAAGCGCGGTCTCGAAGCGGGACTGATCTACGCTGCATCGCGCGGCATGCTGGTGGACCGCATTGCGTCGCTGCGCGATGCGAACATCTACGAGCGCCATGCGTACCGGCATTTGCTCGGGCAGCCGTATATCGTGTCGGAGAGCGGCGACGAGGTGCGCAGCGAGACGTCGTTCATGGTCGCGCGCATCATGCGCGACGGCACGACGAGTCTCTTCGTCACCGGCCGCTATCTCGACGTCTACGTGCGCCACGAGGCGAGCGTGAAGCTGCGCGAGCGCATCGCGGTGTGCGACAGCTCGCGTATCGATACGCTGCTCGCGCTGCCGCTATGA
- a CDS encoding aromatic ring-hydroxylating dioxygenase subunit alpha, giving the protein MTIIPIKPAPRANLTWPEEGLTRVPYPVFQSKDVYADEQNNIFRGAHWNFLCLEVELPNPGDFRATFVGDTPVVVTRDTDGELYAFENRCAHRGALVCLEDQGNTKDFSCVYHAWTYNLQGDLQGVAFKDGINGRGGMKPDFCMQDHGLRKLRVETLHGLVFGSYSDDVAPLDEYLGQEIVERIARVLEGRKPVVLGRFTQMLPNNWKLYVENVKDSYHASILHLFFTTFQLNRLSQRGGIIVDPSGAHHVSYSAVDHAQETSSKDYSQQNIRSESGHRLEDTSVLKGTDEFGDGVTLQILSVFPGFVLQQIQNAIAVRQILPRGTEETELNWTYLGFEDDTPALREMRLRQANLVGPAGYVSMEDGCVGGFVQRGIEGAQSACSVIEMGGDTAESSESRVTEASIRGFWKAYRHAMNY; this is encoded by the coding sequence TTGACCATCATCCCCATCAAACCGGCGCCGCGCGCGAATCTGACCTGGCCCGAAGAAGGTCTGACGCGCGTGCCGTATCCGGTCTTCCAGAGCAAGGACGTCTACGCCGACGAACAGAACAACATCTTTCGCGGCGCCCACTGGAATTTCCTGTGTCTGGAAGTCGAGCTGCCGAATCCGGGCGATTTCCGCGCGACGTTCGTCGGCGACACGCCGGTCGTCGTCACCCGCGATACGGACGGCGAGCTGTACGCGTTCGAGAACCGCTGTGCGCATCGCGGCGCGCTCGTATGCCTCGAAGACCAGGGCAACACGAAGGACTTCAGTTGCGTCTATCACGCATGGACGTACAACCTTCAGGGCGATCTGCAAGGCGTCGCGTTCAAGGACGGCATCAACGGCCGGGGCGGCATGAAGCCCGACTTCTGCATGCAAGATCACGGCCTGCGCAAGCTGCGCGTCGAGACGCTGCACGGCCTCGTGTTCGGCAGCTATTCCGATGACGTCGCACCGCTCGACGAATATCTCGGCCAAGAGATCGTCGAGCGCATCGCGCGCGTGCTGGAAGGGCGCAAACCTGTCGTGCTCGGCCGCTTCACGCAGATGCTGCCGAACAACTGGAAGCTCTATGTCGAGAACGTGAAGGACTCGTATCACGCGAGCATCCTGCATCTGTTTTTCACGACGTTTCAGTTGAACCGGCTGTCGCAGCGCGGCGGGATCATCGTCGATCCGAGCGGCGCGCATCACGTCAGCTACTCGGCGGTCGATCACGCGCAGGAAACGTCGTCGAAAGATTATTCGCAGCAGAACATCCGCTCGGAAAGCGGCCATCGGCTGGAGGATACGTCCGTGCTCAAGGGCACCGACGAATTCGGCGACGGCGTCACGCTGCAAATTCTTTCCGTGTTCCCCGGCTTCGTGCTGCAACAGATTCAGAACGCGATCGCCGTGCGTCAGATCCTGCCGCGCGGCACCGAAGAAACCGAACTCAACTGGACCTATCTCGGCTTCGAAGACGACACGCCCGCGTTGCGCGAAATGCGTCTACGGCAGGCGAATCTCGTCGGCCCGGCGGGTTATGTGTCGATGGAAGACGGCTGCGTCGGCGGCTTCGTGCAGCGCGGCATCGAAGGCGCGCAAAGCGCGTGCTCGGTGATCGAGATGGGCGGCGACACCGCCGAGAGCAGCGAGAGCCGCGTGACGGAAGCATCGATTCGCGGCTTCTGGAAGGCCTATCGCCACGCAATGAACTATTGA
- a CDS encoding IclR family transcriptional regulator domain-containing protein: protein MTSVKFRVNGEEGAPASVVESEVEAESVAEEASEPRAREGMGGLAKGLAIIEAFSATTVRMTVAEAARLADVTRPAARRCLLTLVDLGYLSHDGKFFTPLPRMLRLGGAYLSTSSLAQIAQPLLAAARDELQESVSLAVLDEGHSVFVGRAEAIRIVSTGAKLGGRFPAYCSATGRVLLSHKSDGEIVRHISALPLRKLTSRTISDPEDVVAAIHRARTDGYAISDEELELGMRAMAVPVRNRLGGVEAAVSVSVSSARVSVEAMTRDFLPVLQRLAARLERAL, encoded by the coding sequence ATGACATCCGTCAAATTCCGTGTCAACGGCGAGGAAGGCGCGCCCGCGTCTGTCGTCGAGTCCGAAGTCGAGGCCGAATCCGTTGCGGAAGAAGCGTCGGAACCGCGTGCGCGTGAAGGCATGGGCGGCCTGGCGAAAGGGCTCGCGATCATCGAGGCGTTTAGCGCAACCACCGTGCGCATGACCGTGGCGGAGGCCGCGCGTCTTGCAGATGTCACGCGCCCCGCCGCGCGCCGTTGCCTGCTCACGCTCGTCGATCTGGGCTACCTCTCGCACGACGGCAAGTTCTTCACGCCGCTGCCGCGCATGCTGCGGCTGGGCGGCGCTTACCTGAGCACGTCATCGCTTGCGCAGATCGCGCAACCGCTGCTCGCCGCCGCGCGCGACGAGTTGCAGGAGTCCGTCTCGCTCGCCGTGCTGGATGAAGGCCACTCGGTGTTCGTCGGGCGCGCGGAGGCGATCCGCATCGTGTCGACGGGCGCGAAACTCGGCGGGCGTTTTCCCGCGTATTGTTCGGCGACCGGGCGCGTGCTGCTGTCGCACAAGTCGGACGGCGAAATCGTCCGGCACATTTCGGCGCTGCCGCTGCGCAAGCTCACGTCACGCACGATCAGCGACCCGGAGGATGTGGTCGCCGCCATCCATCGCGCGCGGACGGACGGCTACGCCATCAGCGACGAAGAACTCGAACTCGGCATGCGCGCGATGGCCGTGCCGGTGAGGAACCGGCTGGGCGGCGTCGAGGCGGCGGTGAGCGTGAGCGTGTCGTCGGCGCGCGTGAGCGTCGAGGCCATGACGCGCGACTTCCTCCCGGTCCTGCAACGCCTCGCGGCACGGCTCGAACGCGCGCTCTGA
- the cyoA gene encoding ubiquinol oxidase subunit II, translated as MNENTQRLAVPLLSGLIASVSLSGCKMAVLDSKGVIGVAESSLIATATYTMLLVVVPVILLTLFIAWRYRASNTKATYAPNWTHSTAIEVVIWTIPAVIILYLGILTWKSTHELDPYKPLESQVKPINVEVVALDWKWLFIYPDLGVASVNQLAIPVGTPVNFRITSDSVMNSFFIPQLGGQIYAMAGMQTKLHLQADHVGDYAGISANYSGAGFSDMKFRALALSQSDFDAWVSKVKHAPEDLNMNVYAGVARPSEKVAVRYFSTVDPKLFNNIVGKYNNGRFDVNGANCVTKG; from the coding sequence ATGAATGAAAATACCCAACGTTTAGCAGTGCCATTGTTATCGGGGTTAATAGCCAGCGTGTCCCTCTCGGGATGCAAAATGGCGGTCCTGGACTCGAAAGGTGTGATTGGCGTGGCGGAATCGTCGCTGATCGCTACTGCGACTTACACCATGCTGCTCGTGGTGGTCCCGGTCATCCTGCTGACCCTGTTCATCGCGTGGCGCTATCGCGCGTCCAACACGAAGGCCACCTACGCGCCGAACTGGACGCATTCCACGGCCATCGAGGTCGTGATCTGGACCATTCCGGCGGTCATCATCCTGTATCTCGGCATCCTCACGTGGAAGAGCACGCACGAGCTCGACCCGTACAAGCCGCTCGAATCGCAGGTCAAACCGATCAACGTCGAAGTCGTCGCGCTCGACTGGAAGTGGCTGTTCATCTATCCGGATCTCGGCGTCGCGTCGGTGAACCAGCTGGCCATTCCGGTCGGCACGCCGGTGAACTTCCGCATCACGTCGGATTCGGTGATGAACTCGTTCTTCATCCCGCAACTCGGCGGCCAGATCTACGCGATGGCCGGCATGCAGACCAAGCTGCATCTGCAAGCCGATCACGTCGGCGACTACGCAGGCATCTCGGCCAACTACAGCGGCGCCGGTTTCTCGGACATGAAGTTCCGCGCGCTCGCGCTGTCTCAGTCCGACTTCGACGCGTGGGTGAGCAAAGTGAAGCACGCACCCGAAGACCTCAACATGAACGTCTATGCGGGCGTTGCCCGTCCGAGCGAGAAGGTCGCCGTGCGCTACTTCTCGACCGTCGATCCAAAGCTTTTCAACAACATCGTCGGCAAGTACAACAACGGCCGTTTCGATGTGAATGGCGCAAATTGTGTAACCAAGGGGTAA
- the cyoB gene encoding cytochrome o ubiquinol oxidase subunit I: protein MFGKLTLEAIPYHEPIIMGATVFMAILALGTVALITKLGKWGWLWSEYLTSVDHKRIGVMYLVVAGLMLVRGFADAVMMRLQQALAFDSPGYLPPHHFDQVFSAHGTIMIFFMAMALLVAFFNLIVPLQIGARDVAFPFINSLSFWMTAVAAILINVSLFVGEFSTAGWLAYPPLSELQFSPGVGVDYYIWALQLSGVGTLLTGVNFFVTIVKMRAPGMTWMKLPVFTWTAFCSNVLIMATFPILTVALALLGLDRYVGMHFFTNDGGGNPMIYLNLIWAWGHPEVYILVLPAFGIYSEVVSTFSKKPLFGYKTMIWATCCIMVLAFLVWLHHFFTMGSGANVNAFFGIMTMIISIPTGVKIFNWLFTMYRGRVQLTTPVLWTIGFIITFTLGGMTGVMLAIPGADFVLHNSLFLIAHFHNAIIGGVVFGYFAGVQYWWPKVFGFKLDEKLGRSAFACWFVGFFVAFVPIYILGFMGATRRLNHYDDPTWQPYFIVAAIGVGIIALGVLFQVLQIVVSTIRRDQPAYRDVTGDPWDGRTLEWAISSPPPVYNFARIPAVRALDDFADAKATRRVDNRPYRDIHMPSNTSAGLLIGMLSLALGFAGIWHIWWLAIASFVGIAATVIGYSFRENAGFIIPAAKVRSIEEPNAPRTPVKAGVERDLELEVL from the coding sequence ATGTTCGGCAAACTAACGCTTGAGGCGATCCCGTACCACGAACCCATCATCATGGGGGCGACGGTCTTCATGGCGATCCTCGCGCTCGGTACGGTCGCCCTTATCACCAAACTCGGCAAGTGGGGCTGGCTCTGGAGCGAGTATCTGACTTCGGTCGATCACAAGCGCATCGGCGTCATGTATCTCGTCGTGGCCGGGCTGATGCTCGTGCGCGGCTTCGCCGACGCCGTCATGATGCGTTTGCAGCAGGCGCTCGCATTCGATTCGCCGGGCTATCTGCCGCCGCATCACTTCGACCAGGTTTTCTCGGCGCACGGCACCATCATGATTTTCTTCATGGCCATGGCGCTGCTGGTCGCGTTCTTCAACCTCATCGTGCCTTTGCAGATCGGCGCGCGTGACGTGGCGTTCCCGTTCATCAACTCGCTCTCGTTCTGGATGACGGCCGTGGCCGCCATTCTGATCAACGTGTCGCTGTTCGTCGGCGAGTTCTCGACGGCGGGCTGGCTCGCGTATCCGCCGCTCTCCGAACTGCAGTTCAGTCCGGGCGTCGGGGTCGATTACTACATCTGGGCATTGCAGTTGTCGGGCGTCGGCACGTTGCTCACGGGCGTGAATTTCTTCGTGACCATCGTCAAGATGCGCGCGCCCGGCATGACGTGGATGAAGTTGCCCGTCTTCACGTGGACCGCGTTCTGCTCGAACGTGCTGATCATGGCGACGTTCCCGATCCTGACCGTGGCGCTCGCGCTGCTCGGCCTCGACCGCTACGTCGGCATGCACTTCTTCACGAACGACGGCGGCGGCAACCCGATGATCTACCTGAACCTGATCTGGGCCTGGGGTCACCCCGAGGTCTACATTCTGGTTCTGCCTGCGTTCGGCATTTATTCGGAAGTCGTCTCGACCTTCTCGAAGAAACCGCTGTTCGGCTACAAGACCATGATCTGGGCAACGTGCTGCATCATGGTGCTGGCGTTCCTCGTGTGGCTGCACCACTTCTTCACGATGGGCTCGGGCGCGAACGTCAATGCCTTCTTCGGCATTATGACGATGATCATCTCGATCCCGACCGGCGTGAAGATTTTCAACTGGCTCTTCACGATGTACCGCGGCCGCGTGCAACTCACGACGCCGGTGCTGTGGACCATCGGCTTCATCATCACGTTCACGCTCGGCGGCATGACCGGCGTGATGCTCGCCATTCCCGGCGCGGACTTCGTGCTGCATAACTCGCTGTTCCTGATCGCCCACTTCCACAACGCAATCATCGGCGGCGTGGTGTTCGGCTACTTCGCAGGCGTGCAGTACTGGTGGCCGAAGGTGTTCGGCTTCAAGCTCGACGAAAAACTCGGCCGCAGCGCGTTCGCCTGCTGGTTCGTGGGCTTCTTCGTCGCGTTCGTGCCGATCTACATCCTGGGCTTCATGGGCGCGACGCGCCGCCTGAATCACTACGACGACCCGACCTGGCAGCCGTACTTCATCGTTGCCGCAATCGGCGTGGGCATCATCGCGCTGGGCGTGTTGTTCCAGGTCTTGCAGATCGTGGTGAGCACGATCCGCCGCGATCAGCCGGCTTATCGCGACGTCACCGGCGATCCGTGGGACGGCCGCACGCTCGAATGGGCGATTAGCTCGCCGCCGCCCGTCTACAACTTCGCACGCATTCCCGCGGTTCGCGCGCTCGACGATTTCGCCGACGCGAAGGCAACGCGCCGCGTCGATAACCGCCCGTATCGCGACATTCATATGCCGTCGAACACGAGCGCGGGTCTGTTGATCGGCATGCTCTCGCTGGCGCTCGGTTTCGCCGGAATCTGGCATATCTGGTGGCTGGCTATCGCGAGCTTCGTGGGCATCGCGGCGACGGTCATCGGATACAGCTTCCGCGAAAACGCCGGCTTCATCATTCCGGCCGCGAAGGTGAGATCGATCGAAGAACCGAATGCGCCGAGAACGCCCGTCAAGGCTGGCGTGGAACGCGATCTGGAACTGGAGGTTCTGTAA
- the cyoC gene encoding cytochrome o ubiquinol oxidase subunit III: MSQTTLSAQHAHDHEHEHHSHSVFGFWAYLMTDCVLFASLFAAFAMFAMQTAGGPTGKDLFELRDVGYETALLLTSSLTFGLAMISAGRRKSGAVLAWLFVTFMLGAGFLWLEMHEFAHLIASDAGPQRSAFWSAFFTLVGTHGLHVTIGLVWLVVLAIQIVSNPEMNERELRRLACLSLFWHFLDIVWICVFSFVYLGSMV; the protein is encoded by the coding sequence ATGTCGCAAACGACACTTTCCGCGCAGCATGCGCACGACCATGAGCACGAGCACCACTCGCATTCGGTGTTCGGCTTCTGGGCCTACCTGATGACCGACTGCGTGCTGTTCGCGTCGCTGTTCGCGGCTTTCGCGATGTTCGCGATGCAGACCGCAGGCGGCCCCACCGGCAAAGATCTGTTTGAACTGAGAGACGTCGGGTACGAAACCGCACTTCTGCTCACGAGCAGCCTGACTTTCGGTCTCGCGATGATCTCGGCCGGCCGCAGGAAGTCGGGCGCAGTGCTGGCGTGGCTCTTCGTCACGTTCATGCTGGGCGCGGGCTTTCTCTGGCTCGAAATGCACGAGTTCGCGCATCTGATCGCCTCGGACGCCGGTCCGCAGCGCAGCGCGTTCTGGTCGGCGTTCTTCACGCTCGTCGGCACGCACGGCTTGCACGTGACGATCGGCCTCGTCTGGCTCGTGGTGCTGGCCATTCAAATCGTGAGCAATCCGGAGATGAACGAGCGCGAACTGCGCCGCCTCGCGTGCCTGAGCCTCTTCTGGCACTTTCTGGACATCGTCTGGATTTGCGTGTTTTCCTTCGTCTATCTCGGGAGCATGGTCTGA
- the cyoD gene encoding cytochrome o ubiquinol oxidase subunit IV, translated as MAHSHSNSSDFPHVTVGGYLIGFVLAVVLTLGSFWAATSGAFKGETGLVALAVLAAVQMVVHVVFFLHVNASKGQRWHLMSFAYTILMSLVIIVGTVWVMHNVHMLMMAR; from the coding sequence ATGGCTCATTCGCATAGCAACTCAAGCGATTTTCCGCACGTGACGGTGGGCGGCTATCTCATCGGTTTCGTGCTGGCTGTCGTGCTGACGCTCGGATCGTTCTGGGCCGCGACTTCGGGCGCGTTCAAGGGCGAAACCGGCCTCGTCGCGCTGGCGGTGCTGGCCGCCGTGCAGATGGTCGTGCATGTGGTGTTTTTCCTGCACGTGAACGCGTCGAAGGGACAGCGCTGGCACCTCATGTCGTTCGCCTACACCATTCTGATGTCGCTCGTTATCATCGTCGGCACGGTGTGGGTCATGCATAACGTCCACATGTTGATGATGGCGCGATAA
- a CDS encoding 2,4'-dihydroxyacetophenone dioxygenase family protein, with translation MSAPKPAADAMTPYQLPFPKEAQKEIVVPSAIPSDEREWVPQAENVWFRPLCLNVSTGYWMNLLRVRKSGVLSRHRHPQAVHGMVLKGRWRYLEHDWEATEGSYVFEPPGETHTLYVPEDVEEMITYFQVNGVMFYCDPYGNYTGYEDVFTKVDMCRKHYESVGLGANFVDQFIR, from the coding sequence ATGAGCGCGCCAAAGCCCGCGGCGGACGCCATGACGCCGTATCAACTTCCTTTCCCCAAGGAAGCACAAAAGGAAATCGTCGTTCCCAGCGCCATTCCCTCTGATGAGCGCGAATGGGTTCCGCAAGCCGAAAACGTCTGGTTTCGTCCGCTGTGTCTGAACGTGTCGACCGGTTACTGGATGAACCTGCTGCGCGTGCGCAAATCCGGCGTGTTGTCGAGGCATCGTCATCCGCAAGCGGTGCACGGCATGGTGCTCAAAGGCCGCTGGCGCTATCTCGAGCATGACTGGGAAGCGACCGAAGGCAGCTATGTCTTCGAGCCGCCCGGCGAAACGCACACGCTTTACGTGCCGGAAGACGTCGAGGAGATGATCACGTATTTTCAGGTCAACGGCGTCATGTTCTATTGCGACCCGTACGGCAACTACACCGGCTACGAAGACGTCTTTACCAAGGTCGATATGTGCCGCAAGCATTACGAATCCGTCGGACTCGGCGCGAACTTCGTCGATCAGTTCATCCGCTGA